The genomic region GCAGCCCCTGTTTGTCATGCTGTCTGATGGCAGTGTACGCAACCGCTATCAGATCAGTATCGCTAATAAGACAGAACATGAGCAGCGCTATGAGTTGAAAGTGCAGGGAATACCAACCGACGCTCTGGATCTCGGCAATATTCCAGAAATCAGGGTGCGCGCTGGCAAGAGCCTGAGCCTGAATGCCAAGGTCGATCTTTCCAGTGATCTCGCGCGCAATACCAAGGAATTCTCATTTGTCATCATCCCTACCATCGCAGATGCCGAGCCTGTCGTGGTGAAAGCCAATTTCAACAGTCATTGACACATGCTTAAGCTGATTCCTGCGTTATCTATTGCTGAAACCTTGTTTGGCGGCCTCCTTTTCGCCGTTGGGTTGTATTTCTTACTGCGTGCCGTCAGGATCGCTAATTTCTGGGCCGCTGTCCTGAGCGGTGCCATACCTTTCATTCTGTATATCATCTACAGTACGCAGCATTGGGCCGGCGGCGATGTGCTTGCCATTCACTTCGTGGTATTCCTTGCCAATGCGGGTCTGCTCGGCGTGTTCGGCAGCATGAGGCGGAAGAAGCAATCCATGCACTGGGGACCCAAGGTCATCATCGGGTTTTTCATCTTCCTGGCGATTTCCAACGCGATCCTGCTTTCTATTGCCGGACGCGGCCTGCCACATGGCCTGGCATCTTTTTTCCTCCCCGTTCCTGAGAATGGGCGCGTGCATACGGCTTTTCCCGGTGTCATGCCGCATGACCGCAACAAGAGCTATCAACCGCACCTGGAGCAGTTGCAACAGCAACAAGCCTTGGGGTGGCAGCTCAAGCTGCTGGGTATCGATGAGCTGAGCCCCGGCGTTTCGCAGCGCATTGCAGCCCGTATCCTGGACGGCCAAGGCCAGGCCATCACCCAGGCCGAGGTGACGCT from Methylobacillus flagellatus KT harbors:
- a CDS encoding FixH family protein codes for the protein MLKLIPALSIAETLFGGLLFAVGLYFLLRAVRIANFWAAVLSGAIPFILYIIYSTQHWAGGDVLAIHFVVFLANAGLLGVFGSMRRKKQSMHWGPKVIIGFFIFLAISNAILLSIAGRGLPHGLASFFLPVPENGRVHTAFPGVMPHDRNKSYQPHLEQLQQQQALGWQLKLLGIDELSPGVSQRIAARILDGQGQAITQAEVTLNFWRMANSRDDKVYSLKEQAVGEYAADVILPDSGRWVAEVLVKQGDKRYRKQESLFIGDD